DNA from Desulfuromonas sp. AOP6:
TTGCCGCCAAGCGTTTTATCGTCGTTGACGAGGTCTACGATTCCTTTCTTGCCAAGTTCAAGGCAGCGATGGGGAATCTTGTCATCGGTGATCCTCTCGACCCCAAAACCCAGGTTGGCCCACAAGCCCGCGAGGATTTAATGATGGAGCTCCACGGACAGGTGACCGCTTCTTTGGAAAAAGGTGCCAAGGTCGCCCTGGGTGGGGCCCCGCTGAAGCAGCCGGGATATTTTTACCCTCCCACCATTCTGATCGATGTCAAACCCGGCATGCCGGCCTACCATGAAGAGTTTTTTGGCCCCGTTGCCTCCGTCATTCGCGTCAAGGATGCGCAGGAGGCACTGAAGGTAGCCAATGATACGCCTTTCGGCCTTGGGGGATCGGTCTGGACCCGTGATGTTGCTCAAGGCGAATCCATCGCGGGCCAGGTGGAAGCCGGAGCTGTCTTCGTCAACGGGATCGTCAAGAGTGACCCGAGGCTGCCTTTCGGTGGTGTCAAAATATCCGGATATGGGCGGGAACTCTCCCATTATGGCATCAAGGAATTTGTCAACATCCAGACTGTCTGGATTGGCTGATAGCGCCCATTTAGGTGTTTTGTTCGATAATTTACAGGACGGGTCGCTTCCGGGCGACCTGCCCTGTTTTTTTTTAGCGGTGACGGCTTGCCCTCCTGGATTTTGTCTGATTCTGGGATATCCTTGACAGGGTCGAGGAGTTGCCCATGTCCCGGATTTTTCCCGTGTTCATTCTTGTTGTAGTCCTTGCTGTTCCGTCCTGGGCACTGGAGCAGACTTCTGCCCGGGCACTCGTCCCCGAGTTGAACCTCTGGCTGCAGCCGGAATCCTTGGCCATGACAGGTATTCGGATGCCGGAAGCTGTCTCGGATTTTTACCGTGCGAGCGATGAGGGGGCTGCCTGGACGGATGGTTTGTCAGTGGGGCCACAGGCCCATGAGCTTCTTGAGGTTATCCGGGGGGCTGCTGAAGAAGGGCTTTGCCCGGAAGATTATCATCTTCTCGAACTGGAGAGTCTTTTTCGGTATGAAGAGGATTGTCGGCGGCATGAGCTGACGCCGGCGGCCGAGTGGCTGGCGCGTCTCGATATTGTGCTCACCGATGCTTTTCTGCTCTATGCCACCCATCAGATCCAGGGACGTCTTGACCCCGTCACCCTCCATAATGGCTGGAAAGCGTCGCCGCGAAAAGCGGATGTGGCCAAGCTTCTTCGCTATGCTTTGACCACGGGCCGTACCGGCCGCGTTCTGGCTGAGTTGGCTCCGACGGCGCCAGGTTATGTTCGTTTGCGGGAACAGCTCACTGCATTACGCCTGGTGGCTGCCGAGGGATTGAGGGAGCCTTTCCCCACGGGACGCACATTGCGCCCTGGTGATGTCGATCCGCATATCCGCCTTTTGAAGCAACGCCTGTTTGAAAGTGGTGATCTTGCAGGCTTCGATGAAGCGAACGCCAGCATCCTGGACCGTGACACGGTCACAGCCCTGCGCCGCTGGCAGGTCCGGCACGGCTTGACGTCTGACGGCGTTCTGGGACCGCGCACACGGACGGAACTCCGTGTGCCGATTACCGTACGGATACGGCAGATTGAGAGGAACCTGGAGCGCTGGCGCTGGCTACCGAAGAGTCTGGGGGGGCGCTATATCCTTGTCAATATCGCCGACTTTGCCCTGCAGGTGGTCGAAGAGGGCGTTCCCGTCATGACCATGCCTGTTATCGTGGGGACTTCTTACCGAAAAACCCCCGTTTTTTCAGGGCGAATGACCTATCTGGAGTTTGCTCCCTACTGGTATGTCCCCCCGACTATTCTGCGCGAGGACAAGCTTCCCCTGATCAAGGTCGATCCCACCTGGATGGAAAGGAACCACTACGAAATAATTCCCGCTTCGAAAGAGACCGTCAGGCAGTTGGAGGTCAGCGAGGTGGACTGGAAAGATATTCATGCGGAGAACTTTCCCGGCATTCTGCGCATGAAGCCAGGGCCTTGGAATCCCCTGGGGAGGGTAAAATTCATGTTCCCCAATCCTTATGCCGTCTATCTGCACGACACCCCGGATCGTCATCTCTTCATGCGGTCAGAACGTTCCTTCAGTTCCGGCTGCATTCGTATTGAACGGCCTCTGGATCTGGCGCAATATCTGCTGGAGGGGAGGGGGTGGAATTGTGACGAAATAATCGATCTGCTCCAGGGGGATCACCCCCTGCGCGTCAATCTGCCCGAGGCGATCCCGGTGCATCTTCTTTATTTTACCGCCTGGGTAGACTACGCAGGCACACTTCATTACCGCAAAGATCCCTACTGGCGTGACCTGGGGCTGGAGGATGCGTTGCAGGGGTTCCCAGAAAAAACTTTTTCCGCAGAGGCTAGAACAGGTTTTTGAGCCAGCGAAAGGCCACCACCGTTCCAATGGCCGAGCCCAGGGAGGAAAAGAGGAAAACGAGCAAAACGCGGGTCATGCGGTTTCTCCACCAGCCGCGCAGGGTGGCCAGGTCGTCGCTGACATTCTCCATGTCGCGGACCGACGGGGGCGCGACGAAGGCCTGTACCAGCCCGGTGACGAAGCCGGCACCGATGGTCGGGTTGAGGGATGTGATCGGGGCGGCTACAAAGGCAGCAAGAATCGTCAGCGGATGTCCCAGCGCCAGCAAAGTGCCAAAAGAGGCCAGCAGGCCGTTGGCCAGTACCCAGGCCAGGGCGGTTCCCGCTATCCTTTCCCGGTCACCAAAAAAAAAGCCGACGACAAACAGCCCCGCCACAATGATGGGAATAAGCCAGGGCACAAATTTCGAGAATCCCGACTTGGATGGAATGGTGGATATTTCCGCGATAACCTCGGACAGTGTATTTTCGCTGTTCAGGTGCCGAATGATTCCGGGAAGGTGAGCGGCTCCCACCACGGCGACAATTTTCTCTCCCGGGGCCTGTCGGATATGGTGAGCCATGTAGAGGTCGCGCTCATCGACCAGAATGGTTTTGACCGAAGGGAGCACGGTGGCCATCTCGTCAAGCATGGCGGAAAGGGTATCGGTCTGGCGCAGGCGGGCCAGTTCCTCTTCATCCAGTTTCTGGTTGTCAAAGAGGCTGGCCAGCATGGTGCTCACCAGCTGCATTTTTTTCCAGAGTCCCGTTTTTCGCCAGGCACGCAACAGCGTCGTCCGGATGTCCCTGTCCACCAGTCGCACCGTCAAGCCTTTTTCTTCGGCCAGGGATGCCGCCTCGGCCAGCTCGGCGCCGGGCTTGACCCCTGTCTGTAATCCCATGCGCTTCTGAAAGGAGGCCAGCACCAGGTTGGCCAGCAGAAAAGGTCCCTGGCCCTTTTTCAAAACCTGAATCAGGTTGAGGGAGTGCCAGCGGTTCGGATCTTTAAGTGATTGATAGCGTTGGGAATCGAGTTCGACACAGACCGTGTCGGGGGCTTGTTCTTCAATGACCCGGCGGACGGTTTCAACAGATTCCTGGGAGATATGGGCGGTTCCGACAAGGAGGATCTCCTTGCCGTCCACCTGGATGATGGTGGTATCGGAGACAGTGTTTTCGGACATGGGCACCTGTGGTTGGATGAAAAGAAAAAGCGCCTGGCTCTGCCGGCGCTTTATGATGTGGCTCTCCACTCCGTCCGTGGATCGTTCGGCCTCACAGCGAGTACCGACGAAGTGGGTTTTCTTGTAGGCACATCAGGCGTCCCATTCAAAGATGGGCTGGCTCACCGCGCCCCTGAAGAAATCCCGAATAAACGTTATTCCGCCTGGGCGTTCTGACCTCACCTGACGGGCAGAGAGCACACAATCATTTGGCCCCAGTATAGGAAAAAGAATTCAGCCAAACAAGGAAAAAGTTTTTAAACGATCAATTCGCCTGACTTGGACCTGCCCTAGGTTGGCCTGAAAGGAGCATGGCGGCAGGGAGGGCAGTACTATCGTTGCCTAAGGAAGCGTCACGGCGGGGTGAAAAACCGAGCAGATCGGAGCGCCCATTCATGAGCGCCTGTTGCAAGTCCTTGTTTTTGTGTTTTTATGGAAGGCTGCAGGCGATGGCATATCTTGTGCGTAACACAATTGAAAAACGTAGCATCAACTCATCCTTGACGGGGTTTAAACATGGCATCCAGAAGTGGCGTACAGCAGGAGAAGTTGATGAAAGCCTTGGTGGATATCGGGCAGGAACTGACATCCACACTGGAGCTTGACGAGCTTCTCGACCGGCTGCTGCGCATCTCCCGCGAAATTTTCTGTTACCAGAACGCGATTATCCGTCTGGTCGATTTCGAGCGAGGTGTTCTGGAGACGGTGGCCTCCTATGGTTACACTGCAGAGGCCATCAGTCAGCAGATTCACCTTGGTCAGGGGGTCATGGGCAAGGCGGCGCTGCAGGGCAAACCCGTTTTGGTTGAAGATGTCCGCGACCTGCCTTCGTATATCCCTGGCATCTCGGGGGCCCGGAGCGAGTTGGCGGCGCCCATGCTGGTCAAGGACAAGGTTATCGGTGTTTTCAGTGTCGAGAGTCACAGGGCTGGCGCCTTCACTGAGGACGATATAGGCCCTCTCATGACCGTGGCCAGCTTTGCTGCCATTGCCATCGATAACGCGCGCCTCTACGCCCGTCTGAAAGAAGTGTCCGGCCGCTATCAGAATTTGCACCAGTTCAATCGACGCATTCTGCAGAGTGTCAGCCTCGGAATATACACCGTCGATGAACAAAAACGCATCACCTCATGGAATCAACGGATGGAAGAGATGAGCGGCGTATCGGCTGAGCAGGCCTTGGGGCAGGATGTCTTCAAGCTCTTTCCCTCCCTTGAAGAAGAAGGGTTCGCCTCCCGGCTCCGCCGCGTGCTGCGACGGGGTGAGCCCGAGCGCCTGCGCCTGATTCATCGCAACCAGGCCGGACAGTTGCGGGTTCAGAAAAGACGGCTGGCCCCCTTGAAGGAAGGGGAGCGAACTGTGGGTGTGGTGGTGATTGTCGAGGATATCACCGAGTTCAAGCGCCTGCTCGACCAGACGATTCAGTCCGAAAAGCTGGCAGAAATTGGTCGACTCACGGCCGGAATCGCCCATGAAATCAACAATCCGCTCTCGGTCCTGTCCTATGCCGCCCAGCTCCTCCGGCGCGAGGAAGGGCTGTCGCCCTTTCAGCGGGAAATGGTGGAAAGAGTCGAGAGTGAAGTGGAACGGCTGGCCGCGCTCACCGGTAGCCTTCTTTCCTTTTCCAGCGACCGCGACACGCGTCTTCGACAGGTGGACGTCAATGAAGTCGTGCAGGATGTCATGCGTTTAATGCGCCACGAGATGCAGCGCCAGATGATCCGCCTGGACGAATCCTACGGCGAACTGTCGCTGATTCAGGCGGACCCCAACAAGCTCAAACAGGTGTTGATCAACCTGGTCATGAATGCGGTGCAGGCCATGGAAGGCGTCGGGACTTTGACTATTACGACCCGGATGCGTGGGGCGGATGAAGTGGAGATTCTTGTCCAGGATACGGGTCCCGGCATACCCCCGTCGGTGCAGCAACGAATCTTCGAGCCTTTTTTTACGACCAAGAAAGAGGGGGAAGGCTCCGGGCTCGGTCTTTACATCTGCCGCAATATCCTGTTGGAGCACAAAGGTCGCCTGGCCGTTGAGAGCGAACCGGGGCAGGGGACAACTTTTACCCTGACCCTCCCCTCCCGTTAGGGACTCGTTTGTTGCTGAATATTTCAGCCTGCGCCCCAGATCTGCTTTAATTTTGTGCATCTTGGGGGGGAGAAATCATGCCACCAACCGCCTGCGGCGGGGAAATGCATCTTGGCACGCTCTCTGCTATAAAGAAAATCAGAACGCAACCGCCGGCTCTCTGTACCGCCGGAGACGTTTAAAGACATCACGGGGATCTCGGACAAAGACGTTCAGGGGATCTGTTCAAGGGCAAAGGCGCCCTTTCTTTTGCGGCTGACTGCGGTGGCAAAAGAAAGGGCGTTTTTTTTACACTTACTTTTCTGTTACCTCGAAAGGAGCACACCGGGCATGAAAAAGATCGAATGCATCATCAAGCCTTTCAAACTCGAAGACGTCAAGAGCGCGCTATCGGACCTGGGGATTTCAGGTATGACGGTCAGTGAGGTCCGGGGGTTTGGCCGCCAGAAGGGGCACACGGAGCTCTACCGTGGCGCTGAATACCAGATCGATTTTATCCCCAAGGTGAAGATTGAACTGGTTGTTGCCTCCGAACAGGTTGCCACGGTAGTTGATGCCGTTCAGAGGGCCGCGGTGACCGGGCGCATAGGGGATGGTAAAATATTTGTTATCGATGTGGAAGAGTCCATCCGGATTCGCACCGGGGAAACCGGCGCCGACTCTCTGTAAAAACATGACACCAACACGATTATTTCCAACAGGAGACTTTGCCATGAAAAAACAGATTCTATTCGTAGCGGCTGTGCTGTTCTGGGGGGTGCCGGCCCTGGCTTTGGCCGAAGAGGCCCCCCTTACCGAAATAGCCTACATCCTCAATACCTTCTCCTTTCTCATCAGCGGCGTGCTGGTCATGTGGATGGCAGCCGGGTTTGCCATGCTGGAGGCTGGCCTGGTGCGCACCAAGAATGTGGCCACCATCTGTCTGAAGAATATCTCGCTCTTCGGTATTGCCGGTATCCTCTTTTACCTTATGGGTTACAATCTCATGTACGCCGGGGTTGATGGAGGCTGGATCGGCAGCTTCGGTCCTTGGGGCGCTGACGACGCCGCTGCGCTGGCCGGCGATTACTCGGCCGGGTACGCTGCCGGCTCCGACTGGTTCTTTCAGATGGTCTTCTGCGGTGCCGCCTGCTCGGTCGTCTCGGGCTGCGTGGCCGAGCGGATCAAACTCTGGTCTTTCCTTGCTTTTTGTGCGGTTCTTACCGGACTCATCTATCCGATCCAGGGCTCCTGGGTCTGGGGCGGCGGCTGGTTGGCCGAGATGGGTTTCTCCGACTATGCCGGATCAACTCTGGTTCACTCCGTCGGCGGTTGGGCCGCGCTGACCGGCGCCATTATCCTCGGTGCCCGCAAAGGCAAGTACCGCGCTGACGGCAGCATCAATCCCATCCCCGGTTCCAACCTGACCCTGGCCACCCTGGGTACCTTCATCCTCTGGATGGGATGGTTCGGCTTCAACGGCGGCTCTGCTCTGGCTCTGGGTTCGGCCGGCTCTGCCATCGAGCAGTCCAACGTCTACATCAACACCAATCTGGCAGCCGCCGCCGGCATGATCGCCGCCATGCTTATGGTCCAGGTGCTTTACAAGAAGGTCGACCTGACCATGGCCCTCAACGGCGCTCTGGCTGGTCTGGTCAGCATCACCGCCGGCCCGGCAACTCCTTCTCCCGGTTTGGCCCTGCTTAT
Protein-coding regions in this window:
- a CDS encoding L,D-transpeptidase family protein, whose product is MSRIFPVFILVVVLAVPSWALEQTSARALVPELNLWLQPESLAMTGIRMPEAVSDFYRASDEGAAWTDGLSVGPQAHELLEVIRGAAEEGLCPEDYHLLELESLFRYEEDCRRHELTPAAEWLARLDIVLTDAFLLYATHQIQGRLDPVTLHNGWKASPRKADVAKLLRYALTTGRTGRVLAELAPTAPGYVRLREQLTALRLVAAEGLREPFPTGRTLRPGDVDPHIRLLKQRLFESGDLAGFDEANASILDRDTVTALRRWQVRHGLTSDGVLGPRTRTELRVPITVRIRQIERNLERWRWLPKSLGGRYILVNIADFALQVVEEGVPVMTMPVIVGTSYRKTPVFSGRMTYLEFAPYWYVPPTILREDKLPLIKVDPTWMERNHYEIIPASKETVRQLEVSEVDWKDIHAENFPGILRMKPGPWNPLGRVKFMFPNPYAVYLHDTPDRHLFMRSERSFSSGCIRIERPLDLAQYLLEGRGWNCDEIIDLLQGDHPLRVNLPEAIPVHLLYFTAWVDYAGTLHYRKDPYWRDLGLEDALQGFPEKTFSAEARTGF
- a CDS encoding TraB/GumN family protein, with protein sequence MSENTVSDTTIIQVDGKEILLVGTAHISQESVETVRRVIEEQAPDTVCVELDSQRYQSLKDPNRWHSLNLIQVLKKGQGPFLLANLVLASFQKRMGLQTGVKPGAELAEAASLAEEKGLTVRLVDRDIRTTLLRAWRKTGLWKKMQLVSTMLASLFDNQKLDEEELARLRQTDTLSAMLDEMATVLPSVKTILVDERDLYMAHHIRQAPGEKIVAVVGAAHLPGIIRHLNSENTLSEVIAEISTIPSKSGFSKFVPWLIPIIVAGLFVVGFFFGDRERIAGTALAWVLANGLLASFGTLLALGHPLTILAAFVAAPITSLNPTIGAGFVTGLVQAFVAPPSVRDMENVSDDLATLRGWWRNRMTRVLLVFLFSSLGSAIGTVVAFRWLKNLF
- a CDS encoding ATP-binding protein — encoded protein: MASRSGVQQEKLMKALVDIGQELTSTLELDELLDRLLRISREIFCYQNAIIRLVDFERGVLETVASYGYTAEAISQQIHLGQGVMGKAALQGKPVLVEDVRDLPSYIPGISGARSELAAPMLVKDKVIGVFSVESHRAGAFTEDDIGPLMTVASFAAIAIDNARLYARLKEVSGRYQNLHQFNRRILQSVSLGIYTVDEQKRITSWNQRMEEMSGVSAEQALGQDVFKLFPSLEEEGFASRLRRVLRRGEPERLRLIHRNQAGQLRVQKRRLAPLKEGERTVGVVVIVEDITEFKRLLDQTIQSEKLAEIGRLTAGIAHEINNPLSVLSYAAQLLRREEGLSPFQREMVERVESEVERLAALTGSLLSFSSDRDTRLRQVDVNEVVQDVMRLMRHEMQRQMIRLDESYGELSLIQADPNKLKQVLINLVMNAVQAMEGVGTLTITTRMRGADEVEILVQDTGPGIPPSVQQRIFEPFFTTKKEGEGSGLGLYICRNILLEHKGRLAVESEPGQGTTFTLTLPSR
- a CDS encoding P-II family nitrogen regulator; its protein translation is MKKIECIIKPFKLEDVKSALSDLGISGMTVSEVRGFGRQKGHTELYRGAEYQIDFIPKVKIELVVASEQVATVVDAVQRAAVTGRIGDGKIFVIDVEESIRIRTGETGADSL
- the amt gene encoding ammonium transporter codes for the protein MKKQILFVAAVLFWGVPALALAEEAPLTEIAYILNTFSFLISGVLVMWMAAGFAMLEAGLVRTKNVATICLKNISLFGIAGILFYLMGYNLMYAGVDGGWIGSFGPWGADDAAALAGDYSAGYAAGSDWFFQMVFCGAACSVVSGCVAERIKLWSFLAFCAVLTGLIYPIQGSWVWGGGWLAEMGFSDYAGSTLVHSVGGWAALTGAIILGARKGKYRADGSINPIPGSNLTLATLGTFILWMGWFGFNGGSALALGSAGSAIEQSNVYINTNLAAAAGMIAAMLMVQVLYKKVDLTMALNGALAGLVSITAGPATPSPGLALLIGAVGGILVVLAVPLFDKFKIDDVVGALSVHLVGGIWGTLAVPISNSETSFLTQLIGVVAIGAFVVVASTIVWLLIKFTIGLRVSEEEEHEGCDQTELGLEAYPEFGRGSQMLR